In Carassius gibelio isolate Cgi1373 ecotype wild population from Czech Republic chromosome B20, carGib1.2-hapl.c, whole genome shotgun sequence, the following are encoded in one genomic region:
- the ufl1 gene encoding E3 UFM1-protein ligase 1, which yields MAADWEEIRRLAADFQRAQFADTIQRLSERNCIEIVAKLVEEKKLDVVHTLDGKEYVTPAQINREVRDELYMHRGRINVVDLQKIINVDLVHVESRASEIAKSDKGTQIILGQLIDETYLDRLAEEVNDKLQEAGQVNIAELCKTYDLPGDFLTEELNSRLGREIQGQIDQYNRGVIFTQAFLSRHKACICGLFSAITRPTQINNLLNLYGFQENLMYSVLEELVKCGRLKGSVVGGRQDKAIYIPDIYSKTQSSWVESFLKQNGYLEIEALTRLGIPDPVSYIKRRFKSSKLLFLKSACVGRGIIDQLEASVEETISSATWVDLQPMIPSSLSEEDVGILLNEVLRGMNVQPSARLLSTCVVSEKFITGCIALFDDIMQQKAQKEVKNNPVFLITEDDVKQASVLLESSASSKKDKRDERRKKASEGSGSVKGGGGGNAREIRIRKSKKKGRREDDSDEETTHTSQGRNKQGDVPFLSVEEIMEVLGEKVCDSSEEMLQELAEQIQRPLSKMYQEVVSAAFMSTSSAGAGGSRKKNMKDLQEEINNLYNNIRLFEKGTKLFSDETQATIAKHVLKTVCTDATNVLLSFVAAEHMTSDSSTAITSEIRLKILAKLSDEVKSPLMKLHNSLNGKAIEDFLLCLETSAEECGLLLKKGDKKRERQALFVHRQALLEQLRDTEDPALVLHLTSVLLFQNITHCMLHAPGRCVPHIIGFLQSKIPEEQHKLLSQYQSLVVKQLVVQGHGMEKKSSLGEGAQESPAVSDDVEGLQKELHSLTSDIKDIILSQRKPSVTE from the exons ATGGCGGCAGACTGGGAGGAAATCCGGCGTCTAGCTGCGGACTTTCAGAGAGCTCAGTTTGCAGATACTATCCAAAG GTTGTCTGAGAGGAACTGCATCGAGATCGTGGCCAAGCTGGTGGAGGAGAAGAAGTTAGACGTGGTTCACACTCTGGATGGGAAAGAGTATGTGACTCCTGCACAGATCAACCGAGAAGTGCGCGACGAGCTCTATATGCACAGAG GGAGGATTAATGTTGTGGACCTTCAAAAG ATCATCAATGTCGATTTGGTGCATGTGGAGAGCAGAGCAAGTGAAATCGCCAAATCAGACAAAGGCACACAGATCATTCTGGGTCAACTGATCGACGA AACATACTTAGATCGACTTGCTGAGGAGGTGAATGATAAACTCCAGGAGGCTGGACAGGTGAACATCGCAGAGCTTTGCAAAACGTAtgatctaccaggagattttctAACCGAG GAGCTGAACTCGAGGCTGGGCAGAGAGATCCAGGGTCAGATAGATCAGTACAACAGAGGAGTGATCTTCACACAAGCGTTCCTCTCCAGACACAAGGCTTGCATCTGCGGCCTGTTCAGTGCCATCACGAG GCCTACACAGATCAACAACTTGCTGAATCTCTATGGTTTTCAGGAGAATCTGATGTACT CGGTGCTTGAAGAGCTGGTTAAATGTGGCCGTCTGAAGGGCTCTGTGGTCGGAGGCAGGCAGGATAAAGCCATCTACATTCCTGACATCTACTCCAAAACCCAGAGCTCATGGGTCGAGTCCTTTCTCAAGCAGAATGGATATTTAG AGATTGAGGCGCTGACCCGTTTGGGGATACCTGATCCGGTCAGCTACATAAAGAGGCGGTTTAAGTCTAGCAAACTGCTCTTTCTCAAATCTGCATGTGTTGGCAGAGGCATCATAGATCAGTTGGAGGCTTCTGTGGAGGAGACTATCAGCTCAGCCACTTGGGTCGACCTTCAG CCGATGATCCCGAGCAGTCTGTCGGAGGAGGATGTAGGAATTCTGTTGAATGAAGTGCTGAGGGGCATGAATGTGCAGCCCAGTGCCAGGCTTCTGTCCACGTGTGTGGTCAGCGAGAAGTTCATCACAGGATGCATCGCTTTGTTCGATGATATCATGCAACAGAAGGCACAGAAG GAAGTGAAGAATAACCCAGTGTTTCTGATAACGGAGGATGATGTCAAACAAGCGTCTGTTTTGTTGGAGTCTTCAGCCTCTTCAAAGAAAGACAAACGAGACGAACGCCGGAAGAAGGCTTCAG AGGGCAGCGGAAGCGtgaaaggaggaggaggaggaaatgccCGAGAGATCCGAATTCGCAAATCAAAGAAGAAGGGCAGGAGGGAGGACGACAGTGACGAGGAGACCACACACACCTCTCAGG GCCGAAACAAGCAAGGAGACGTGCCCTTCCTCTCAGTGGAGGAGATCATGGAGGTGCTGGGGGAGAAAGTGTGTGACAGCTCCGAGGAGATGCTGCAGGAACTAGCAGAGCAGATACAGAG GCCATTGAGCAAAATGTACCAGGAAGTGGTCAGTGCAGCTTTCATGTCCACAAGTTCAGCCGGAGCAGGAGGGAGTCGTAAGAAGAACATGAAGGATCTTCAGGAGGAGATCAACAACTTGTACAACAACATCCGCCTCTTTGAGAAAGGAACCAAACTCTTCTCAG ATGAGACACAGGCTACCATCGCTAAGCATGTTTTGAAGACCGTATGTACGGATGCGACCAATGTGCTGCTGAGCTTTGTGGCAGCTGAGCATATGACCTCGGACAGCTCGACTGCCATCACCAGTGAG ATCAGGCTGAAGATTCTGGCGAAGCTCTCAGATGAAGTTAAATCTCCTCTGATGAAGCTACACAACAGTCTCAATGGAAAG gccATTGAAGACTTTTTGTTATGTTTGGAGACAAGTGCAGAAGAGTGTGGGCTTCTTCTGAAGAAAGGAGACAAGAAAAGAGAAAG gcagGCTCTCTTTGTGCACCGCCAGGCTCTGTTGGAGCAGTTGAGGGATACAGAAGACCCTGCGCTTGTGCTGCATCTGACCAGTGTCTTGCTCTTCCAGAACATCACACACTGCATGCTGCATGCACCTGGACGCTGTGTGCCGCACATCATCGGCTTCCTGCAGAGCAAGATTCCTGAG gAGCAGCACAAGCTGTTGTCTCAGTACCAGAGTCTGGTGGTCAAGCAGCTGGTAGTGCAGGGTCATGGCATGGAGAAGAAGAGCAGTCTGGGAGAGGGAGCCCAAGAAAGTCCTGCTGTTTCTGATGATGTGGAGGGCCTTCAGAAGGAGCTTCACAGTCTCACCAGCGACATTAAAGACATCATCCTTTCTCAGAGAAAACCATCTGTCACAGAATAA